TTGAAACATTGTATAAAAACAAAAACACTGCTATTTTAGATATTAAAAAAGATTTAGAAAAGCATCAATCAAATTCTACTAAAGTAATTTTAAATGATGCAGAAGAAATAGTTGGAGTTTTAAAGATTGAACATAACGATTTAAAGCAGCATTATCATTTAAAACCATTTAAACTAATTTTAATCGATATCCTAGATTGTTTAGTTACTTGTGATATTAAAAAAGGAGATTTTTATGTTGCAGAATTAGCTATTGATTCTAATATGAGAGGTAAGGGGTTAGGTACCGAAGTTTTAAATGATTTAATTAGCCATGCTAAATCTAATGGTTTTAAAAGAATCACCTTAGATGCTGATTTTAGAAATGATGGTGCAAAATCGTTATATGAAAAACTTGGTTTTAACGTGTTTAATAAAAAAAGAGTTAAAATAGGTAGTTTTACACGTGGTATGTATAATATGGAACTTAAACTTTAATACCTATCTAATTAATCTTGTTTTTGTTTATAATCTGGTTGCATTGTATTTATGATGAAATTAACATGATCGATAAGTTCATTTTCACTAGTATAATTCCAAATTTTAAGTGAAAATCCATGATTAAATTTAGTAAAAAATATCATGGAATAATTTTCATCATTTGTTAGATTTTTATAAATTATAGTATGAACATTATTTTGAGTATTATTTGTTGTGTTTTTAAGAATTTCAATTTCATCATTATTAGTTAAGTTGTCATATTCGCTCTTAATGATTTTGGGCATCTTTTTTTCTTTACCTAAATCTTTAAAAACAATTGTTTCTTTAGTTGCTCCATTTACCATTGTTGGAGTTTCATCTCCTGCTTTTGCATTTGAAAAGCCATCTGGTAGTGTAACAGTATATTTGCTTACTCCCATTATTGCACTACCAACGGTATTAGAAGATTCAACAATTAGATATAAGCTACCTAATCCAATAAGTAATACAAATATTATAATTAGCCATTTATTATTCATTTTCAAACCCTCTTACTTTTTTTTCTTTTTTGATTTAGCACTTTTTACATATGCATCGCATACTTCTTGCGCATCACCTTGCATTACAATTTTACCATCTTCAAGCCAAATACACTTATCACAAATTTTTTTAATTTGGTTAATTGAATGTGAAACAAGTAACACGGTTACTCCTTGTTTCATAAGGGAATTAATTTTTTCAGAACTTTTTTTTCTGAATTTAATATCTCCAACAGATAAAATTTCATCAACAATTAAAATATCTGGTTCAATAAGGGTAGCTATTGAAAAACCTAATTTAGCTCTCATACCAGAGGAATAATTTTTCACAGGATAATTAATAAATTCACCAAGTTCAGAAAATTCAACGATTTCATCATATTTTTCTTCAAGGTATTTTTTATCCATGCTTAAAAAAGCACCATTTAAATAGATATTGTTTGCTCCAGAATAATTTTTATCAAAACCAGCACTTAATTCAAGTAAAGGAGCTATTTTACCATTAATTTGAATAGAACCAGAACTAGGTTCATAAATTCCTGCTAAAATTTTTAATAATGTACTTTTTCCAGCACCATTAAATCCAAGTATGCCTAATTTATCTCCTCTATAAACAGTAAATGAAATATCGTCAAGAACTCTAATCATTTTCTTTTCTTTTTTATTTCGTTTAAGAGTTCTAATGACATATTCTTTTAAGGTATCTATTTTATCATTAGTTATTTTAAATTCCATTACTAAGTGATCAACTTTAACTGCAATATTATCATCTTTAATTTTTTTAGTTATTTTTTCAGTTTTAGAACCACTTTTTATTTTACTTATTAAACTCATTATAAAACCTTATATTTCTAATGCTAATTTTTTCTCGTAAATACTAAATAATAGAATTCCAATTATTAAAACTATCATTGCAAATGTGGCTAAATAAAGTATTTGTGTAATATCTGGTATTATACCGAAGACTACACACTCTCTAAAACAACAAATTGCAGTATAAACCGGGTTTAGAGTAAATATCTTTTGAACAGTCGCAGGAACGATTTCTATTGGATAAAACAATGCAGAGGCATACATTAAAACCAATGTAAAAACATTATAAAGATATCCAATATCAGTGAAATAAGTATTACAAACAGCTAGTATTAAACCAATTCCAAATATCAATATTACTAAAAATAAAAGAGGAATTATTGCAAATAATATTGTTGAGTGGAATGGAGCACC
The window above is part of the Methanobrevibacter oralis genome. Proteins encoded here:
- a CDS encoding ABC transporter ATP-binding protein, translating into MSLISKIKSGSKTEKITKKIKDDNIAVKVDHLVMEFKITNDKIDTLKEYVIRTLKRNKKEKKMIRVLDDISFTVYRGDKLGILGFNGAGKSTLLKILAGIYEPSSGSIQINGKIAPLLELSAGFDKNYSGANNIYLNGAFLSMDKKYLEEKYDEIVEFSELGEFINYPVKNYSSGMRAKLGFSIATLIEPDILIVDEILSVGDIKFRKKSSEKINSLMKQGVTVLLVSHSINQIKKICDKCIWLEDGKIVMQGDAQEVCDAYVKSAKSKKKKK
- a CDS encoding GNAT family N-acetyltransferase, which codes for MFYKTFNPSIHDSLKVASLIYDVDFRTFETLYKNKNTAILDIKKDLEKHQSNSTKVILNDAEEIVGVLKIEHNDLKQHYHLKPFKLILIDILDCLVTCDIKKGDFYVAELAIDSNMRGKGLGTEVLNDLISHAKSNGFKRITLDADFRNDGAKSLYEKLGFNVFNKKRVKIGSFTRGMYNMELKL
- a CDS encoding ABC transporter permease, producing MFDTMAEKKFLLQQLVKRDFTSKYKDSVLGIAWSFFNPLLIMLVFTAIFSMLFGRQIENYPVYFLSGRLIYDFYSAGTKGSMRSIRRNSGILKKIYVPKYMFSISSVCYEFINFLISFVILFGVMIITGAPFHSTILFAIIPLLFLVILIFGIGLILAVCNTYFTDIGYLYNVFTLVLMYASALFYPIEIVPATVQKIFTLNPVYTAICCFRECVVFGIIPDITQILYLATFAMIVLIIGILLFSIYEKKLALEI